tcataacctgaggtcaacacctgagctgagatcaagagttgggcgattaactgactgagccactcagacaccccagtAAATTTCACTTTTTGAACTCCTTACTCTATTGTTCGTCTTTTATCTTGGCCACACACCATGAATGCCCATTGTGACATGGCACCACAAGGCCAGCCCATGGAACCTCTGTGCCTGCCTCAGCCTGGAGCCAGGACAGCCAGCCCTGGCCTGGGTTCCCTGCCAGCGACTTCTGATCCCACCCCCACACTCTCTGGCCTGCATACCCCTGGGCTCTCCACTACCCAAACTCATCACCTCCAAGACCCCACCCTCTTCTCTCTGTATCAATCCCAGGAAACAGGTGGACATACTTCACAGTGCCTCTGGTTCCTGCCTCTTTTCCTCAAGGCCACTGTGTGGTCTTTCAGCCCATCTGCCCACATTCTGCCCAGGAAGCTTTCTAAAATACCCAtcttggagcacctggtggctcagttggttaagcatctccctttgactcaggtcattatctcggagtcctgggatcaagtcccacgtcaggctccctgctcagtggggaacctgcttctacctcaccctttgcccctctccccaactcatgctgtgtgtgtgtgtctctctctctctctcaaataaacagataaaatctttggaaaaaaaacaaacacatcttGCCCATCTCACCTGCCTAAAACCTCCAGAGGCTACAAAGGCCTATGAGAAAGGCCCATGCTCCTCAGCCTGGCACTTAAAATCCTTGGCATTAGGCCTTTGCAACTCCCATCTTCCCCTGCATGGCAGCCCATAGCAGGTCACCTCGTTCAGTCCCAGGGCATCCTTTGGCAACTAAAGCCACAGGCAAGGGTAAATTTATGCTGTAAGGTTCCCTGACTAGGGGAGCAGATAGGAGTGTAAGCAGATTTATTGAGGgtcagagaggggcaggggacaAGATGAGACCAAGAGCACACTGCAGCCCATTAGGATGGACCCTGAATGCTAGGCCCAGAGgcttgggcttcctgtggggccATGGAAGCCAGGTTGGGGCTGGGAGTAGGGAGTGGCCCAGCCAGGTCTGTGTTACTGATTTTCTAAGGAAACATCCCCAGTAAAGGTTTGGAATGGGGGGCCCCAGACTGGGAGGGGGGATGTTGTAGGGGCTGGACCAGATATGGCCATGAAGAGGCAGTGCTGAGGAAAGGCTGAAGTTTCCAGTGGCGTCTGGATGGGTGGCTGTGGGGGccagtgtgtgagtgtgcattTGCCCAGATGTCCTTGCCAGGCTGCCGGCTCCACCAGGTGTGCCTTGAGGAAGGAAGGTCCAGTCCTCATCCTCAACTCCTTCCTCTGGGCCTCTGGAGCTGAAGGTgactccaccccccaccccaggagaaaCCCCTCCCTCGGGGGCCCCCAGGCTAGAAAGagacccctgccccaccctggaCCAGCCCCTGTGCCCATACCTGGCTACCCAGTCCCCCCTGGTGCTGGTAGAGGGAGAACCTCTCTTTGGCAGACTCCTCGGCGGTGGGGCTCAGGGGCTTAGGGTCGGACAAGGACCGCTGCAGGGTCTTCATGGGGCGAGGCAGCGTCTGCTGGCGGAGAGCGCTGTCAGCTGTGAAGTGCTTCTGGGGACTCACGTGAGCCTTGTTCAGCCTCTCACTGGAAGCAAAGGAGGTGTCCAGGAGCCGGTGTGGGGACAGGGGTGAGACCGGTGAGTAGAGGACCTGGGGGGACTTGGGAGGCTGGCGGCTCACGAGCTGTGACAGGGATTCCGGGGGCAGCTGGGCCTGGTATCCAATCTCCAGGGGATCCGgcttctttttttcaaatctgcccaggggtcctggggtgaCAATCTGGATGCCAGGCAGGTAAGGGCTGATGGCGGTTGGCCCCATGAGCTGCGGCCCCGCCACACCCTGGGCTTGCCCCTCGGGTTCCGTCTGGCAGGCCAGACTCTCCCCGCGCCCAGTCTTCTCTGGCGCCGAGATGTACCTGACAATCTCCACCTTCGGGTCGGTCACGGCTGTGATATGGATGGCCGGAGAGACCCTGGGCAGTTGGTCAGGCTCTGTCTGCACGGAGCAGTCACTGATGGTCTGGATGCCCACGCTGCTCATGGCCCTCACGGCGGCAGCAGCAGCCGCAGGGGATGACGAGGCAGCAGCATCGTGCTTGCTGTCGGAGCCAGAGTCCGAATGGCGGGAAAGACGGGACCGGCGGCGGCGCACCGGCTGCTCCCACTCAGCACTGTCCTCATCATCAGTCTGCACACTGCAGTCCGCACTCCGCCGCACCCGGCGCCGCCTGGTCAGGAGGTAGCGGCCCTCCCCCTCCTCGTCGTCCGTCTGCACACTGCTGTCTGCAATCCTCCTGACCGAGCAGGGCTCAGGCCCTGACTCTGGCTCACAGGCATCCCGCAGGCGAGGCATAGAGTGCCGCTTCTTGATGCTGCTGCGGCTGGCCTCCCACGGCTCCTCTGTCTGCAGGGACATGTCcgaggcagagctggggaggcCCCGATGCAGCCCAGGCTCCCGAGGCTGCCCCGGCCCCTCTGGCCCTGCCACAGCAATGAAGGCTGTGTGGCTCAGAGGTGGCCAGTACTGACCATTCTGAGCCAGCTCTGTGGCAGCTGGGGGAGGCCCCCGGCCAGGTGCCTCACAGGCCACGGGGAAGGGGGCCTTCTGCCGCTGTTTCTGCTCCTCTAGCTGCTGTTGcagctgctgctgcagctgctggaTCTGCTCCAGCTGCAGACGCTGCTGTGCTAGCTGCTCCCGCTGCAGGGCGAACTGGGCCTGCCGCTCCTCCTGTTGCTGCTGCAGCACGTGGTGCTTGATGGTCTGCAGCTCCTGCAGCTCCCGCTGCACCAGCAGCTGCTCCTCCTCCCGGTGTCGCTGTAGCTCCACACGCTCGCGCTCCAGCTCCTCCTGCAGCCGCAGCTGCCGCAGCTTCTCCAACTCCACCCGCTCCCGCTCCAGCTGGAGCAGCTGCTCCTGCTGCTTCCGCTGTCGCTCCTCCTGTGTGGTGTCCTCCTTCTCCAGCCCCGGCCGGCCAAGGGCTCCACTGCCGCCACCGGAAGCAGTATCTATGGGGGGCTTTTGGCCAGccagcggggctggggctgctaCGGCCTCCTTGGCGGCAGCAGGGGTGGCTGTGGAGAGAGGTTCTTCCCGAGCCGCCCCTGCGGGTAGCTCTGGCCTTAgtgggcccccagcccctggggcctTGGCAGCAGCAGGTTTCCCCAGGTAGAGAGGACCCTCAGCAGGGGGAACACTGGAagcagtggggaatctacttggTGCCGGGTATCGGTACAGCCCTGTGGGCCCAAGAGGTATCCGGGGGGCAATCACAGGCATGCGTGTCAGGCTGGTGAGTGGCACGGCTGTGACTCCAGCGGACACATAAGGCCTGTATATGCCACGGCGCACCATGGGCCGCAGTACAGAGGCGGGCTGGGTGGTTATGGGCAGTGTTGCAGCAATTGGAGTGTTGATAGTTGAGTAGATCATGCCATCGGCTGCACGCACAGTGGCCGTGGATGGCAGAAGCTGTCTGACTGCTGTTCCCTGGCCTCCCGTAGGCCTGTACTGGGCCAGGTTCCCAGAACTTGGGTGGCCCTCTGGGAAGGTGGGGTTCCCTAGGAGGCCAGGTCTGAGGGGAGCCACACCCTGTGGGGCGCTGAGCCCAGACCCAGGCTGAGGCTGATACTGCATGAGGTCagggccaccaccaccactgccatgCCGCCCTCCATACTGGTCCATGGAGTTGAGGGCAGCACACATGCGGCTGATCTCACGGGCGGTGGTGGCACTGTACTGGGCCAGGCTGGCCTCCTGGAAGCCAGCTGCATCTCCCCGTGGGCCATACCTGTGGTCTGAGTAGATGTTTGACACTGAACTGTAGCGTCGCATGGGAAGCGGGTGAGTCAAAATGTCTGTGGGATGGCGTAGGTCTGTGTAGGAGCCATACTGCAAGCCCTGCCCAAGGTAGCGTCCATCCACAAAGCCCAGGCTGTAGGAGTGCTTCAGCGAGCTGAGATCCATAGCTGAGTCTCGTCCAGGGCCCTGGAAGAGCTGGCCCATCTTGTGGGCATGGTAGTTGAGGCCAGCCTCAGCCAAATTGGTGTCAGACATGGAGGAGTATAACCTGCCATGGAGGCCTTGTGGGTAGGGCCTCTGTTCCTCATGGGGCCCAGGTCCCACTACCCCCTGTGCCCGGTAGGTAGGGGGCTCAGGAGGCTCAGGGTCACGGGGACTGTAGAAGGGGCCGCCACTCTGGCCAGGTGGGGCAATGTCTGCTACACTCTTCTCAGGtgcattgggggtggggtggaaggtACCTGTGCAGCTACTGCCAAAGGGGAACTTGTAGACCATGTCACAGCATGCCATTTGGCTCTCAGGCCTCATCCCAGTGAGGTCCAGGGCACCTGAGGGCTCCTCTGGGAGCAGTGTGGTCACAGTGCCTGCTGTGCCCTCTCCCATCTGCACCACCACTGTGTGTGGCTTCCTGGCACCTGGCATAGCATGTGACCGCAGCTCtgtgggggcagcccggtgggGTTCAGCACCAGGTTCTGGCGCTGGACCTGATTTGAGGCCAACACTCTGGGCAGTGCCCATCTGAGTGATTAAAACGTCCCTTCTGGCCAGAGGTGCTACCTGGTTAGGTAGGTTATACCTGGCAAACTTGGCCTCCCTAGGTCTTCCACGGGGCCCACCTCGGTACGGGGCTGTCTGGACAGCCTGTTCTACCTGCTTGACCTGGGCCAGGCACACGGGGCTACCTGCACCCTGGCCAAAGTCAAGCCGGCTCTGGAAGGGGTCTCCATAGACCACAGGCTGCTTTTGCTGAGCCATGAGCACAGATGAGGCCATGGTGATGCTCACGGTGGTGGAAGTGCTGAGGAAGGCATGGGTCTGCTCCTGGGCGTTGAGATTGATGACCAAAGGCTGCACAGCAGTCGACTGCCGTCCTGGGATTGGATCCAAGGCAAGGCCATACTTCCTTGCTTCCACAGCAAGAGAAGTCAGGTCCATTCCTTGGTCAGTAAGGATGATGGGTGTGGGCTTGACAGCTGTGCGAAGGTCTACCACGGCACTGCCTGGAGGCCTGGGGCCTGGTTCCACCCTAGATGTTCCCGGGACTGAGGAGATCCGGCACAGGGAGATGTTCTCAGCAGGGAGGGTGCCCCAGCCATATACTGCCAAGGGCCCATCCGCACTGGCACTGGGTGCCCGTGGGAAGccaggtggcccaggtggctctgggGGCAGCTGGGACACACTCGGAGGTGTTGTCTGGCTATAGCTGTGGGTGGTGGGCTGGATGTCCGTGGGTGAACACACTGGGGAGGTGGAGGCGCTGGCATGTACCATCCTGGTCTGGCTGGAGGCATCTGATGCCAGAGTGATGACCATGAAAGGGGCCTCCTGAGAGGACTGTTGCCATACCAGGCGAGGGGTGCCGGGTCGGTGTGGCGTTTGCGTGCCCTGAGCCACCATGGGTGCTGGACTCGGGGCACCAGGGCTCCGAGGCACTTCCGAGGCAGAGGTCGGGCTTGGCGTCTGTGTAGAGAACTCAGCTGTGGCTCTTGGGCCCAGTTTTCCAGGGGAGAATGTAGGACTCTCTGagggagaagatggagagaggggTGGGCTGGAGCCTGCGAAGTAGGAATAGCCCCGGGAAGCCATGTGGGGGCCGCTCTCACCATCACTAACACTCAGGGGCTTGTCTCTGGCAGCACGTCCACTGACAGGGGGGCCACTGAGGGCCTGGGGTAGCTCTTCAGTCTGGGAGCCATAGTTAGCAGTGGCGGGGCTCTGTCCATAGCTGTAGCCTACAGAGGATGGTGAAGGGCTGCACTCAGAGCCTGCCGGGGAGGTCGGGGTCATATAACCTCGTGACAGGCTGGCCAGACAAGGAGCCACAGCTGTGGTGGCTGGGGCGCCAGGGCCCTGGGAGAAGGATATGCCTACCTCcttggaggcagagctgggggagACAGGAGAGCTGTGAAGCTTGAGGGGGTCCTGAGGCTCCTTTGCAAAATGCTGAGTAACGCGAACATCGGGAATGACTCGGCCACCACTGCtgtctgaggaggaggaggtggaaaaGGAAACAGGGGCAGCAAGCTGGGTGGGACTGGTACCAGGGGTGAGTGGGCCACCATTTTGCTTCATTGGGTCCATGTACACAGTGTCAGCATTCAgaaactgcttctccttcttcttatCCTCTGCAAAGGCCAGGTCCCGGGAGGAGGCCTGCCGCATGCGAGCAATGCTCTGTGACGTCTGAAGGATTTCCTCATATACCGCTGCTCCCAGGCTGGCCGGTGTGCCCTCAGAGACAGGCTGCGCAGGCCGGCCATAGTCCTGGTCAGGGGTATCCTGGTACTCAATGGTGCCCTGGCTCCGCGGGCCAGTGGGCTGAGAGGGGCCACCTGCCCCCTGACCCTGTTGCCGCTGGAGCAGCTCGGCCTTGCGCATCATCTCCTCGTAGGCCTCTTCTGCGCTCTTGAGGGGCCGGCCAGAGCTGGGAGTGGCAGAGCTGCCTGAAGGTGTCTCCGTTGGCGAGTAGAGGGACATGAAGGTGGGCAGGTTGTACTCACTGCCCGACTTGTAGAGTCGGGTGGGGCCACCGTCCAGGGCTTCAGCCTCTGAGTCGAGGGAAGGGGAGGGCGAGTACTCGGAGCAGGATGAGCGGTGGAGCTCCTCCATCTCAGCCGCCTGCCTCAGCTCCTCAGTTGGGGAGGCATCCTCAATGGGTGACAGGTTGCTCGGGGGGGTCTTGGAGCGCTCACGCCGCCTCTGGGCCCGCAGTTCCTCCTTGTCTCGCCGAGTCTTGCGGGCAGTGCTGCGGATGCGCTGCTGCTCCACCTCCCGCATCTTCTCCTGCTCCCGCAGTAGCTCCTCCTCTTCCcgcagctcctcctcctctgaggAGTCCTCAATGGTGGGCAGCAGGGGCCCATGCGAGCGGTGCCGGGCCTTGCGCTGCTGCTTTGCTTCTTCCAGCCGCTGCCGGCGGCTGGGGCTGCTGTCGCTGTCCTCCTCCAGTGAGGacagggaggtgggagaggtCCCGGACGTGTAGCTGGGCGTGGAGGCCGGCAGCGTGGAGGAATGCTCCCCACGGGAGCGGTCCTCGGGTGAGCCCGTCAGGCTCTCCATCTCCAGCTCAGGCTCCCGCTCCAGGCTGGTGTCAGGGCCTTGGCCCATGTCCAGCTCATGGCCATAGCTGCCCGTGCTATTGAGCTCAATGGTCTTGAAGCGGCGGAGCCCCCCCTGCAGGGCCCCAGTGCCATCACTGGCCTCATCTGGGCCCCCTTCAGAGAGCAGCTCCTCATAGCCAGTGGTGGCATTGTGTGGCAGACGTCTCTTAGGTGGAGCTGCTGGGTCTTGGCTGGGCTCAGGCCGGGGCCTGGGGCCGCCCTTCTGGGTACCATGTTTGGCCAGGCTGGGCCCAGAGGTGGTGGCATCATCCTCTTCCAGGTTGTCTTCCTCAGCGCTCATCTCCAGAATCTGCCGTCGCATGAACTCCTCATCAGTCAGTTCTGCTgcccgggctgggggctggggtgggagaggagacaGGCCACCCTCACTGCTGTCCTCCACGTAGTCATGTCTAAGCTGACTGCCAAAGTCGTCTGAGGACTCGGCTGTGTCTTGCTGCTCCCTCTGGTGCCCCCACTCCACAgagtcttcctcttcctccaggatATCCTCCAGCTCTTCATCGGAGTCATAGGCCTCAGGCATGATGGACAAGGAGTGGGGCCTCCGCTTCAGCTCCTCACCactgctcctgggtggcttgctCTGCTCACCCCtaggggctgggccctgggcctccAGTGAAGGCCGCATGCTACTCCCCACCTTGTGGAGCTCAGAGGGGCTGGGTGGGCGAGGCCCTGTCACCCCTGCGCTGTCCAGCTGCTCCACCTCCTGCTGTACGACACCCGTGATCTCGCTCTGGGAGCTAGAGATGCCATCTGAGGAATAGCCTGTGTCACTGAGGCTCTGTGGGCTCCGAGACAGGTCCTGAGAGTAAGACTTTCCCGCCAGCTCCTGTAGTAGGGTGAGAAGCAGACACTTGACTCCCTGTGGCAGATAGCTCACTGGGGAAGCTCAGCCCTCtgtcaatcccagggccctgaagaAGGGGCCCTCTACTTCCGGGGATCATGGCCCaccatttccatttctctggccTTAGAAACCTCAAGAAGCCCTAGCTTCTCAAGAAAAAACTTTATTAGATCTAACGGTAGCAAAACCCACCAAAGCATTCAACTACGTGCCAGACACAGGACCAGCCTAGAACTCACAGGTTCCAGGCCCACAGGGCCTCATTCAGGCATCCTTTATCTCCTCTGCAGCCCCAAGGGGCCTGCCCCAGGCCTACGTCCCAGAGAACCAAGGCCTGCCCTACACCACCCCACCTGAGAACTAGGGTCCCCGGGAAGTGAGTGGGACTGACCTCTGACTCCCCACCCTTAGGAGCTTCTGGAACACTTTTGACAACAGGGGTGGCAGGTTCAGTCCTCCGAGCCCCTGTCTTTCCTTTGGGAGTCCCAGGGGGTAGGGTAGTCTCTGGAGGTGGCTTCGGCCCAGGCTCGGGTTTAGCTGGGATTCCGGTCTTCTTTTCCTGGGCACTGCTCACAGCCCTGCTGGGTTCCGCAGCCTTGAGGGGTTTGGCCTGGGGGCTGGCCTTGGCGGGCAGGGGACTGGCCTTGGCAGGCAGGGGGCCTGATGGCTGGCCCAGCCCCTGTGGCCCTTTCTGCTTCAGAGGGGCGGTTCCAGCCACACGGAGAGGGGCCCCAGTGGGGGGCTGTTGAGAGGTGGGCAGCGGCAGAGGGGTCGGCtctcccaggctgccctctagCAGCCTCTTAGTTTGGCAGTTCAGACAGAGCCACTCGGTTTTCTGTAAGGAAATGGAAGAGCGAGGAGATGATGAAAATCACAAAAACACTGAGTACTCAAAGAATATTTCCATGACTACTTCTGTAATCAGAAGCGGGAGAAAGTCTTCCCAAgtatgacaccaaaggcacaaggagaaaaaaactgGTAGATTTGTTGCCCCCAAACAACAGACCTCCCCAACCTTCAGAATTCAAATGAGAAACCACAAAGAAGGGTCCCTTCCTTACCCTATGGAGAGCTTTTCCACCTAGCCAGAAAAGGAGacctgtgggggaggggaggctacAGGTAGTAAATGAGTCTGGAGAAGAGGGGGACCTGGGGTGGAGTCCAGCAGTCTAGAGCCCCTACAAACCAAGAGTAGCCTCAGACAGGAAGCATGTCCAAGGGACACTGACCTTCCTGGATTCCTAGCTCTCAGGCCTCAGATATATCCTTCTTCACATCTTTCCCAAGTAAGGACTGTGCTGGGAGGCTACAGACTCCTGGGGCCAGGGGAGGCTGTTCTGGGAAAATCCCTGCTGGAAGGATGGGGCCAAACAGTTCCCTTTGCCCACACCCTCCAGCCTAGGTCTCCTTGTCCATGGCCAGCAAAGACCCTCAAGTGgaagcctcctcctgcccccgggTTCTGGGCTATTCCTCTGATGGGGGTCGTGTGTGTCCACACTTAGGCCAGGGTTCCTGCTTCCTCCAAACTGGGTGGGGGTCAAACCCTCAGCCATTAGTCCACCACTCTTTGGGTCATCCCCTATGTCAGGCTCAATGCTGGGGGCTGGAGACACAGCTATGACAAAGACAGACATAAGGGCGGATGGCATGTAGCGTTCCTGGAGCCCACAGCCCCAAACTGGTCATCCAGTGTGACATGGATATCAGTGGTAAAGTTCCTAGACACCAGAAACCAAGTCTGATTCCCCCAGCTCTAGCTGTCTGCACAGGGATAAAGTCTGAGCATCCCAGGCCCTGAGGGGGTGATTCCTGCAGCAGGTCAGAGACTAATAGGGGCAGGTCTCCCAGGAACTTCTCCAGAGTCAGGGCTCCTCCTTGGCAAGACTGGATGTCCTACCTTGGCCCACAGGGCATGAGGTAGGAAAGAGGGTAACCACAGACCCATGTCTGCTCTTACCCcagaggaagggggcagagacatgCTCTGACTTTCccgctgctgctcctcctcccaggctcccACCAGCAGCTTGGCTATTAGGCTGGGCCATTAGGAGAACTACAAGACTCAGAACCATAGAATCACAGAGCCAGGAGACAGGGCAGGGAGGTGGCCCTTGGCCCTTGCCGCCTCAAAGTGGGCTGACGGCCTTGACACCCTTCCATGGCACACTGCCCTGAGCCTATGTCAGACCCTAGCCCGCCTGGCAGACCCTTGGAAGCATGGTACCCCCAGGGTGCCTGCCCTCAGCTTGGCATCCTCAGGCCACCATGGCATCAATGATTCTGCCCTGGTTTCCTGCCTACAGGCCACATATTAcatccctgccctgggctccagtAGAGGCCATGCCAGCAGGTGGCAGGCTCCTGGTG
This window of the Canis lupus dingo isolate Sandy chromosome 20, ASM325472v2, whole genome shotgun sequence genome carries:
- the BSN gene encoding protein bassoon, which gives rise to MGNEASLEGGAGDGPLPPGGTGPGPGPGAGKPPSAPAGGGQLPAVGAARATAGPPGPGPGPGPSPGPGPGPGPGSVSRRLDPKEPPGSQRAASPTPKQASATAPGRESPRETRAQGPAGQEADGPRRTLQVDSRMQRSGRSPSVSPDRGSTPTSPYSVPQIAPLPSSTLCPICKTSDLTSTPSQPNFNTCTQCHNKVCNQCGFNPNPHLTQVKEWLCLNCQMQRALGMDMTTAPRSKSQQQLHSPALSPAQSPAKQPLGKPEQERSQGPGGPQPGPRQAETARATSVPGPAQAAAPSEVGRASPQPSLPIKPSTVEPRPPAGEGLAKSATTVPPGPGAAEQTQEGLTGKLFGLGASLLTQASTLMSVQPEAEPQGQAAPSKGPPKIVFSDASKEAGPRPPGSGPGPLPGAKTEPGARTGPGPGPGALARTGGTTSPKHGRTEHQAATRATAKPKTMPKEKATCPLCQAELNVGGKGPANYNTCTTCKLQVCNLCGFNPTPHLVEKTEWLCLNCQTKRLLEGSLGEPTPLPLPTSQQPPTGAPLRVAGTAPLKQKGPQGLGQPSGPLPAKASPLPAKASPQAKPLKAAEPSRAVSSAQEKKTGIPAKPEPGPKPPPETTLPPGTPKGKTGARRTEPATPVVKSVPEAPKGGESEELAGKSYSQDLSRSPQSLSDTGYSSDGISSSQSEITGVVQQEVEQLDSAGVTGPRPPSPSELHKVGSSMRPSLEAQGPAPRGEQSKPPRSSGEELKRRPHSLSIMPEAYDSDEELEDILEEEEDSVEWGHQREQQDTAESSDDFGSQLRHDYVEDSSEGGLSPLPPQPPARAAELTDEEFMRRQILEMSAEEDNLEEDDATTSGPSLAKHGTQKGGPRPRPEPSQDPAAPPKRRLPHNATTGYEELLSEGGPDEASDGTGALQGGLRRFKTIELNSTGSYGHELDMGQGPDTSLEREPELEMESLTGSPEDRSRGEHSSTLPASTPSYTSGTSPTSLSSLEEDSDSSPSRRQRLEEAKQQRKARHRSHGPLLPTIEDSSEEEELREEEELLREQEKMREVEQQRIRSTARKTRRDKEELRAQRRRERSKTPPSNLSPIEDASPTEELRQAAEMEELHRSSCSEYSPSPSLDSEAEALDGGPTRLYKSGSEYNLPTFMSLYSPTETPSGSSATPSSGRPLKSAEEAYEEMMRKAELLQRQQGQGAGGPSQPTGPRSQGTIEYQDTPDQDYGRPAQPVSEGTPASLGAAVYEEILQTSQSIARMRQASSRDLAFAEDKKKEKQFLNADTVYMDPMKQNGGPLTPGTSPTQLAAPVSFSTSSSSDSSGGRVIPDVRVTQHFAKEPQDPLKLHSSPVSPSSASKEVGISFSQGPGAPATTAVAPCLASLSRGYMTPTSPAGSECSPSPSSVGYSYGQSPATANYGSQTEELPQALSGPPVSGRAARDKPLSVSDGESGPHMASRGYSYFAGSSPPLSPSSPSESPTFSPGKLGPRATAEFSTQTPSPTSASEVPRSPGAPSPAPMVAQGTQTPHRPGTPRLVWQQSSQEAPFMVITLASDASSQTRMVHASASTSPVCSPTDIQPTTHSYSQTTPPSVSQLPPEPPGPPGFPRAPSASADGPLAVYGWGTLPAENISLCRISSVPGTSRVEPGPRPPGSAVVDLRTAVKPTPIILTDQGMDLTSLAVEARKYGLALDPIPGRQSTAVQPLVINLNAQEQTHAFLSTSTTVSITMASSVLMAQQKQPVVYGDPFQSRLDFGQGAGSPVCLAQVKQVEQAVQTAPYRGGPRGRPREAKFARYNLPNQVAPLARRDVLITQMGTAQSVGLKSGPAPEPGAEPHRAAPTELRSHAMPGARKPHTVVVQMGEGTAGTVTTLLPEEPSGALDLTGMRPESQMACCDMVYKFPFGSSCTGTFHPTPNAPEKSVADIAPPGQSGGPFYSPRDPEPPEPPTYRAQGVVGPGPHEEQRPYPQGLHGRLYSSMSDTNLAEAGLNYHAHKMGQLFQGPGRDSAMDLSSLKHSYSLGFVDGRYLGQGLQYGSYTDLRHPTDILTHPLPMRRYSSVSNIYSDHRYGPRGDAAGFQEASLAQYSATTAREISRMCAALNSMDQYGGRHGSGGGGPDLMQYQPQPGSGLSAPQGVAPLRPGLLGNPTFPEGHPSSGNLAQYRPTGGQGTAVRQLLPSTATVRAADGMIYSTINTPIAATLPITTQPASVLRPMVRRGIYRPYVSAGVTAVPLTSLTRMPVIAPRIPLGPTGLYRYPAPSRFPTASSVPPAEGPLYLGKPAAAKAPGAGGPLRPELPAGAAREEPLSTATPAAAKEAVAAPAPLAGQKPPIDTASGGGSGALGRPGLEKEDTTQEERQRKQQEQLLQLERERVELEKLRQLRLQEELERERVELQRHREEEQLLVQRELQELQTIKHHVLQQQQEERQAQFALQREQLAQQRLQLEQIQQLQQQLQQQLEEQKQRQKAPFPVACEAPGRGPPPAATELAQNGQYWPPLSHTAFIAVAGPEGPGQPREPGLHRGLPSSASDMSLQTEEPWEASRSSIKKRHSMPRLRDACEPESGPEPCSVRRIADSSVQTDDEEGEGRYLLTRRRRVRRSADCSVQTDDEDSAEWEQPVRRRRSRLSRHSDSGSDSKHDAAASSSPAAAAAAVRAMSSVGIQTISDCSVQTEPDQLPRVSPAIHITAVTDPKVEIVRYISAPEKTGRGESLACQTEPEGQAQGVAGPQLMGPTAISPYLPGIQIVTPGPLGRFEKKKPDPLEIGYQAQLPPESLSQLVSRQPPKSPQVLYSPVSPLSPHRLLDTSFASSERLNKAHVSPQKHFTADSALRQQTLPRPMKTLQRSLSDPKPLSPTAEESAKERFSLYQHQGGLGSQVSALPPNGLVRKVKRTLPSPPPEEAHLPLAGQAPPQLYAASLLQHGLAGPTAVPATKASLLRELDRDLRLVEHESTKLRKKQAELDEEEKEIDAKLKYLELGITQRKESLAKDRGGRDYPPLRGLGEHRDYLSDSELNQLRLQGCATPAGQYTDFPGSAAAPATPAGPTAFQQPRFPPPAPQYATGSGGPTQNGFPAHQTPTYPGPSTYPAPAFPPGTSYPAEPGLPSQQAFRPTGHYAAQTPMPTTQSTLFPVPADSRVPHQKPRQTSLADLEQKVPTNYEVIASPVVAMSSAPSETSYSGPAVSSSYEQGKAAELPRASDRSGVSLSSASTYPSDSHYTSLEQNVPRNYVMIDDISELTKDNASTAPESQRLEPLGPSSSSGRPGKEPGEPGILEGPILPCCYTRGEEESEEDSYDPRGKSGHHRSVESNGRAASAHYYGDSDYRHGARADKYGPGPMGPKHPSKSLAPAAISSKRSKHRKQGMEQKISKFSPIEEAKDVESDLASYPSPAVSSSLASRGRKFQDEITYGLKKNVYEQQRYYGVSSRDPVEEDDRMYGGSSRSRVASAYSGEKLSSHDFSGRGKGYEREREAVERLQKAGPKPSSLSMAHSRARPPMRSQTSEEESPVSPLGRPRPAGSTLPSGDTCPQFCSSHSMPDVQEHIKDGPRAHTYKREESYILDDSHCVVSDSEAYHLGQEETDWFDKPRDARSDRFRHHGGHAVSSSSQKRGPARHSYHDYDEPPEEGLWPHDEGGPSRHTSAKEHRHHGDHGRHSGRHAGDEPGRRAAKPHTRDLGRHEARPHPQPSPAPAMQKKGQPGYPSSAEYSQPSRAPSAYHHASDSKKGSRQAHSGPTTPQPKPESQPQPQGRQVAPGPQQSQPPPSRQTPSATGLRQPQTPQQQQQQQQQQQQQGLGTQPAQQAPVQTRVQQQGQPAARGPAPAASQPAGKAQPGPTTATGPQPVGPPRAEQANGSKGTAKAPQQGRPPQAQPPPGPGPAGMKAGARPGGTPGAPAGQPGAEGESVLSKILPGGAAEQAGKLTEAVSAFGKKFSSFW